CTCGCTCAAGCTATTAAAATCTTGAGGCTTTGAATATCAAAAGAGTTTGTCTTGGAAGATGAAGGAGCCCTTTGAAGACAACTCGATGATAGGTGACGTTCTTATGGTTTTAATGGGAACAGTTGGTGGTTCTAACCGTTCTGTCTTTAAGGCTAATACTCTTCTTGAAAACAACGGCCAAGGATCACGACACGATCAAGAGAGAGCCTACATCGAAAAGATGCATCCTGACTGGGATCTGTTTTCCATGCCAACGGAAGATCTATAAACTATTTTTTGCGGGTGAGGTAAGGCTTCGACTCCTAGGCCTTGCCTCTTTGTCTATACGTGTGACAATAAGAAACACTAAACCTCTCCACGCTAAAAATCAAAGGGGGCGTACCCTCTTAAAGAATGCTTAAAAACAGCTAATCTTATGCAGCTAACGAACACTAAGATGTTACACCATGTTATAATAGAGCTTTCAGGACACTAAAAATTAGGAGGAAAATATCATGGAAAACGCAGAAGCTATAGACTACTGCCAATGCTCTATTCAGGGGGATCTCATCACGAAAACCACGCCATTTACACGCAATGTGGAAGGGAAAGACTTCTCATTTGAAATGGAGATGGAATACTGAGGGGATTGCAATGGCGCTATTACAACAGACCATACAGAAAAACAGATAAACGCAAAGGCCTATGAGTGCTACTACAAAGAACACAACATGCTTACACCCACGAAAATCAAAAGCATCAGGACAGAGCTAGGGCTATCCTGCCAAAAGTTCGGTAGAGTCTTAGGCGTCTCGTATCACCACCTCTACAACAGAGAAAATAACAAGATATACTGCTCCCTATTAAATAAGCACGCTTTGGATGGGGAAGTGGGTTAGAAAGCGCGCGATGATTTACTTTAGGATTTCTACCATCTTTATCCCTAAGGGGCTTAGCTTAACTGCATCTCTGTCTCTATCAAAAACGAAGAATTGCCGAGCAAGATGTGCTGATAATAAATACCTTAAGTTCCCTAACTCAACAGTATACCCACTCTTTTCACATGCGTTTCCAAGTTTTTTTATGGAAACAGGATTCCCCTCTCTTAGAAAACCCTCTTTTTTGAAAATAGTTAAAACATCCTTTAGCCTTCCTTGAGGTTCTTCAAGATAGATTGAGTTTAATCTGTCTGCAAGACTCTGTGTTTTCTGTACACCTCTATCGGTTAAGCTAACTTGTGTTTTTCCATCTTCATTGCTAGTTAGTTGAAATAATCTTTTGTTCCTATTTGATAGGAAAGAAGATTTGAAATTACCGGATTTTACCTTTGAGGTTTTGTTTCCATTTGATGCGATTGATCTATAACCTTCTCTATTACAAAGACTTGTGAGATTCGATAAGAGGATACATCTATTGCCAATCAAATGATTCGCAAACATGTATAGCTTCACAAACGTCATTCTTTTTTCTGGAGGTTTTCCAGATGGAATATTCGCATGAATAAAGATTTTATCGCCTTCTCTGGTAAAGATATTCGCGTAATCAGAAATACTACCCAAAGCTACAGATCTTGTTTTGTCTTCTGCAGCTATAGTCGCAAACCTCTTCTCTTGAAAAGATGAACTATGTGCTGCTCTGGAGCTCATAAAAGATAACGGAAGTCTCATGGTGTTAAAAGATAGTCTTATCATGGATATTCTCCTTATTTATTAGAGATTTAAAGAAAAGCTATGCTGCTCCTAGGGAGGTTTTTCGTCAATAAAATTATTGACTCCACCGAATAGTAAGATTCAACGATAGGAGGCTTATCTCTGAAAAGCAGGATATACTGTTTCCTCCTAAGCACGGAAATCGTTATACCAATCAAGAAGACTCAGAAGATGAAGATGGAACTTCGGACAGAATTCTGTCCGAAGTAGATCGTGAAGCTTCAAATCCAACCCGAAAAGCCGCTAAAGCTTCTGGAATGAACGCCACGACATACAACAAGGTCAAAGAATTCAGAAAGAAAGCGATGAAGCAAAGTAGGGGGTTCACGCTTTCAGATAAGAACCATTTAAAGCCCCACCGATTAGAGAAGCAGCAATATTAATAGAAGCTATAGGAATTGCTGCTAAAGCCTCAGCACCCGTCGATAGAATATTTCGAGCTGTAGAATTTACTTTTTCTACGCTGCCTGCATCACAAGGGATGCTTTCTGAATTGTCAATAAAAACAAACCCTTTTTCCTGATTATTCTGTAATCCAACTTGAGTAGTCATAACAACCTCCTGTTACCTTACTATCAAAAGATTATACGATCGATTAAAATTCTATTCCTAATGTGGATTTACGAAAAGAAAATTTTAAATTTTCTGGAGTGTAGACTTTGGAAGTTCTTGAGGTTGAGTCTGAGGTTTGGTATTTCCATAAAAGTATTTATGTGCTGAATACGCCAGAACCAACAAAGCAAGGGCAAAAATGACACCAACCTTTCTTTTTTCTCTGTTGCTCATAGGCATTGTGGAGACTATTGGTCTAGATATTGGCGCTTGCGGTTCTTCGATAGGTGTAGCGGCGTGCATTCCTTCCATAGGTGTAGCGGTAGGTCTAAAAGTGATAGAGAATGGAATATCAAAGTATTCTGTTTTTCTACGAAGAGGGTTAGGATGGTTTTGAATTATTTCATGCGTTTTAGCCTCCGACTCTTCTACACAAGGATCTCCCTTCGGCATCTCTGAAGAGACTAAGCTTCTTATGGATTCTTGAGACTTATAAGAATTTGAAGAAGTAGAACTAGATTTGTCTGAGTTCATTAAAACAGATGCTTCGCAAGCTTCTTTCTTTAGAATAGCATATCCTCCTTCGCCTTGAAAGATTTGTTGAATATTTATATCAGTTAGAGGCGTTTCTGTTTTAGAAAAAAGTAGCTTGTAAGAATCTCCGTCAACAAGCTCACGATCTTCAAAAATCTTTTCCCTCAAAGCAGAAACCCTTATATTTGTTGGAAGATTAGAAAACGGAATTGTTTCGATATTTCCGTTTAGCTGAACCTCTACATTAAAAGAGCTTTGAAGACGCACACTTGAGCTCATATCAACCTCCAATAAGTCATAAATGAATACCAGAAGCATAAGAGTGTTGAGGATTATTTACAAAAGAAAGCTCTAAAACGGGATTGAAACAGTTTCAAAACTTTGATAATAAACACACTAAAGACCACCAGAATTTTAATAAGCGCTCTTCTGAAGAGAATGAAAGATTCTCACAAGTTATACCATTCGTAAAAAATAAAGTCATAAATTTAATTGATCTTTTCATGTAAGCTGTTTGACTTTAACAGGAGGTGAGTAGTGTTGCAAAGAACACCAAGTCCATCCAAGCAGAAGCTTTTTTCTCTCTTTTTGTCGTTAAGCTGCTAGTTCGTTCCCTTGAAATAAACTTTCAATAAATGTTTTTACGTCATAGGCATTTCCACCCGATATCACTTCAATTTGTCCTTTGAAAATCATATGCATCGACTCGATTCCATCTATTGTATTCCTAGCCGTTTCTAGGCTGTGATATCCCATAGAAAAGTGATATTGCCTTTTCACATTTCTATGGTCTTGTTCCAGAAGGTTATTAAGATATTTGACTTTTCTGAGGTTTGTTTCCTTGAAAATACCTTCTTCTTGCATAAAGGAAAAAGCTGGAGGATAAGACGCATGCTTATCTACATTAATAACCCGCGGCTCTCCTGCTTTTGCTAATTTTTTGAAGATAGTGAGCGCTGCAGGGGCGTCCCTTCTTTCGCTTAAGTAAAAATCGATTGTTTCTCCATTCGAATCTATTGCTCTGTAGAGGTAGTACCAAATTCCTTTGATCTTGATGTAGGTTTCATCGACTCTCCATGAATCGTTGGGTCTTTTTACAAAAGTTCGAAGCTTTTTTTTAAGTTCAGCTCCATAAAGCTGAACCCATCGATAAATCGTGGTGTGATCGATCTTCAATCCACGCTCATTCATCATCCCTTCCAAGTTTCTATAGCTCAGACAGTAACGTAAATACCATCTTACGCATAGCAAAATGATTTCCGACGAATAATGTCTCCATTTGAATGAATGTTTTTTGCAACACTACCGGCAGGCCAGTCATCTAGGTGACAGACTTTGCTATAGATCTTTCGTAACGTTGCAGTGCTACGACGACCGAGCACCCATGCGACAGTTTTTCTTGAAGCACGGTCCAAGGCTTTGATGATCCACAGCTTGTTTTTTTGAACCAATGAAATGTCACATCTCATCAAATTCCATAAATTCCATTTCCTTAATATTCGAAGAAATCTTGGGTCTGTCTATGAGCGCATCTTCTTTTCTTATCCATTTGAACACGGAAGCTCTTATAACTCCAAACAGCTTAGCTATAAAATCATATGATGCTTTTCCTAGTGATATGTAGAGTTGGGTATCTCGTATTTTTATATCTTCTGAGTTGTCTCTAATAGAATTTGAGGAGAACTAGAAAAAGAGTTGAATGTTTGTTTATGGATATTGCCCCAGAAGTCATCGGATGCCATTGCATTTTCGAAATCATTATTTGTATACTCACGAATTGTTATAAGCCAGAAATCTTGCGCACTCTTTGCTGCTTCAATTTCGCGTACTTGCCATCTACTTGGAAATGCAGCAAAAATAGCATGAGCAAACTCTTTTCCATAACCTTTTCGTCTCTCACTTTTTATGATAAAAAATTCACCCACATCAAGGAGGTTGTCATCACAAATTTCTATAGTGCAAAATCCAATGACTTTATCTTGTTTCATTAAATAGATCCCACAATTAGGATCTGTCCAGGGAGTATCCAATTCATATCTTCCATCTGCTTTAGGAGTGCTCTTTGTCAAAGGGGCAAACTCCTTCTCGTATTCTTGGACGAGTGGATCGATCTTGTCAAAATCAGCATCTGTTATGGTTTTTAATACAAGACCTTGCTGTTCCAAGGAATCTCTACCTTTATTTATGGCCTGGACACACTTTTCAACATTAAAAATGTCTGTAATCCTTTTTTGATCAAAATGCTTACTCACTAAAGAGTTATCGTTTATGGATGGAGGATTTGGCTGATTGCTACTTACAGGTTCCATTTTATTTATCCTTGTTCTTATAGTGGGTTAAAATTAAAATTTTAAACCCGGTTATCTCTTTTTAATTGGCATGTTTATCTTCACTTTGGCGCCATTGAAAATCCAAGTTTTGAAATTGTTTGGGTATAGCTTTACCATCCCTAAAATTTTAAATTCAAAACGATTGAAAAAAAGAATTATAGAATATTTTTGGAATATAAGTATACAAGATCCTATCCAGAATTTAAAAGATTTTTTGAGACAAAACTTCAACCAAAATCCTATGAGAGCAAACTGCAAAAAAACCATTCCAGTACTTGACTCTCCTTTCCCATCTCATTGAGATTCTTCTGTACCTTGTTTTTAACCATGCAATCGTTCGCTCAACCTTCCACCTAAACTTCTCAAGATAACACAATTCAGTTTCGGCTCTCGAACCCTTCCGATAGGGTATTAGCCGAAAAACCTTATTGAGAGTGTTTACTCAAAGAATGCTGTTATTTAACTTAACTTGTTTATTATTTATGAGTTAGCTCGCTGTTTTTCACATCTTGTCATAAATAGATATTTCTTATCCTAGAACTTCTGAAAGTTCCTCTATGAAAATTGATCTTACGTTTCTTTTAAAAATTTTTGCCAGTTCATTCTTTTGGTTAACACTCTCAAAATGCGGACAATATACCACGTTTTTAAATTTTTCATTCGCGCGTAGATCAGAGACATTAAAAATTTAAAAAGAATGCTTTTTTGGGGGCACCCCCCTTTAGGCTCGATCTGTGAGGTTTTGGGTCCCTATAATCCTTACATGATCTGCTATTAGATGGATCAATCTATCACTAAGGTAAAGCTTATGATGACACCCGATAGCAACGAAGATATACCTGGATTCTTTGAGATTGAAGAAGATCTCTACGAACCAGCTGGCCCACAAGACCAATCAACAGACAGCAACGCTGATGACTACAAAGACATGCTTATTGAACTGCATAGCTTTGCTAAACGTCAGGCAGGATACTACAAGAACAAAAGCAAGTACAAATAGGACTTCAATAAGCTTAAGTAGCGCTGACTTCGAGCCTCAGATACTGATAGACGGTTTCCCTTCTAATGCCAAACTCTCTAGCAAGCTTTGCTTTGTGTTCTCCATCCTGTGATCGTCTCTGTAAATCAAGCACCTGTTCATCAGACAGCTTTCGCTTCCCTCCTTTATAGAGTCCTTTCTTCTTAGCTAAGGCGATTCCTTCTAGCTGTCTTTCCTTGATGAGGTTCCTCTCAAACTCCGCAAACCCTCCCATAATCGATAACAATAGGTTGGACATAGCAGAGTCATCACCACTAAACGTAAGGTTCTCTTTAATGAACTGCACCTTGATGTCTTTGCTAGTAAAGTGCTCAACCAGGTTTCGAAGGTCTTTGAGGTCTCTTGCTAAACGATCCATGCTGTAAGCAATGATGGTATCACCTTGTCTAGCATATGCAATGAGCTCCTTTAGTTTGGGTCTGTCGATGCTACGACCTGAAGCTTTATCCACAAACTTCTTATCTATATCCAAAGACTCGAGTTGCCTTTCAGGATTCTGATCAAATGTGCTGACTCTAATGTATCCTAGTTTTTGTCCTTTGCTGATATCTGTAGACATACGTTGCTCCTTTTCTGCTTAAAGTGTTGCATCAGAGCCTAAGACTTCAAGTAAAAAGTGTCAATTTTAAATGAAAACAACTTCAATCTAACACTTTTGAGATGTTTTCAGAGTGTTAGTCTGGGGTATACCCTATCTGGACAGTTGCTGGAATTCCATTTTTTATATATCATTCGTGAAATATTCAATATTAAGCCTAGATATTTCAATGATCTCCTTTCTCAAAAAAGTATTTCTTTTTGCTTTGATAGCCCTAATAGGGTCTGCTATATATGATGTTATCTGTATTTCCTATTATTCCCTCTGGTTTTCAAGTACATGTTTATCTACACCGTATTCTCCTAGAAAAGAAAAAGAACTTTTGCCTCATTTATGTAATGAATTTAAATATCTTGATCAGGGATCAACAAGCGAAGCTTTTGCTTCGATAAATGGGGGGGTTGTAATCAAGTTTTTTTTAGAAAAAGAGTATACATCTAAGAAAAGAAAATACATTCCTATTGTAAATTATATAGCTTCAATTAAAAAAAAACTTAAATTAAAAAAAAACTACTGTGAGGGATGCATTAATTCTAGGCTTTTGCTAAACGATGAAAGCGGTATAATTTATTATCATTTTTCTCCAACAAATTTTTTAAAAAAATCGATAGTTTTTTATGACAAAAATGGGAAAAGAAAAGAAATTGATATGGATAAATCTTTCTACTACATCCAAAAAGAAGCAATAGTTTCTGGTGATTACATTAATGAATGTATCCAAAGTGGGAACGATACTCAGGCTTTTTTAGCAATCACAGACCTTCTTTCTTTTACCAAAAGACTCTATGATCAAGGAATTGTAATGGTAGACCTTCAATTGACAAGCAATTTTGGATTTATAGATGGAGAATTAATTAGAATTGATACGGAGCATGTTAATTTCAAAAAATCTTGGAAAAAAGTTCATAAAAAACACCTAAAAGAACAGCTCGCTAACTTTCGTTTTTGGATTTCTTCTAACTACCCCGTAATATTTCGAGATCATTTTGATAAAGAAATATCTAGGCTTAATATTGAATATTTCACGAATGATATATAAAAAATGGAATTCCAGCAACTGTCCAGATAGGGTAGACCCTATCGTGACAGTCGAAGTTGACACTTTTTGCTCAAGGTCTTAGACTCTAATGTGACAGTTTAGAGAGGCCTTATGAAGCACAAAGAAAGTTGGTTACGTCCGCGTTAGTTCTTTCGATCAAAATCCCGAGCGCCAGCTAGAGGGATTAGAATTAGACAGAAAATTTACTGATAAAGCATCTGGTAAAAGCACGAATCGCCCTGAACTTGAAGCTATGATCGATTATGTTAGAGAAGGTGACATTTTGATCGTTCATAGCATGGATCGTCTAGCAAGAAACTTGGATGACTTGAGAAAAATTGTTTTCAAGTTAACCAGCAAGCATGTGACCTTGCCGTACATGCTGAAGAGTTCTTTGAGCTGAGACGAAGTCACGCTTTCTGCTAGTCCTTTTACAAATATGTCCATATTTTGCCTTTTTGGGTTTGATTAGCAAATATCACGCTAAATATAAAGAGGTTGTATTTATAAAGCTATAGCATCATACCAGGAAGCAGAAGATAGGCTCTTATAGCGCAAGTATGAGACCCACTCTAGAGATTCTTAACTTTTCGTTTCATTTTGCGGACGTCTTCCTCAAGAAATGCCAAACGATTGGTGATATCGTGAGTGGACTCCTCTTCTTTTCCATGCTTGACATAAGAATCTGCAAGATTCATGGATCCAGTAAAAAAGACAAAGTACAGCAAGTCCAAGATAAGTTCTTCCTGTCCTCGGAAGTGTTCTTTGAACTCTTTTAGCTCAGGAGATATTTCTTTATCGTTCCTGAAATTTTCAAGGATCCTTTCGAGATCTTCTCCTGCGTTTTCTTGAGATTTGTTTTTTGGCGATTTATGTAGCTTTAGCACAGTATTTTGGCCCTTTAGTTAGAGATTTTATCCATAGTACTTTTTACGCTGTTCTTCCATCTTACGTTCATACTCTGCTGTTTCCTCTGGAGTGGGATTCCAGTTTTCAAGCTCTTTCATTCGCGCCTCATAAGCTTCTTGTTGCTCTGGTGTTCGTTGGAGTTTAGAAAGGTGATCTTTTGCCTCTTGGAGAACTTCTATTGATTCGTTGTATGGGAACTCCCAGTAGTTGGCACCTGGGTTGTTAGCAAATATAATTGTATAACCTGTATTATCCTCCTTAAATATTTGGAATATCTGATTATTTTCGTAATACACATCTGCAACAGGATTTTCCTTGTCTGGTAAATCCCCCAATATTGTTTTCCATCCTTTGTATTTCATTTTTTAGGCTCCAAAAATCCAATCATTTTTTTACCGTCTTTAGAGAATCTTGCACCATGACCATTTGGGTGCCATACATCTAAAACCTCTCCGAAATTTAAATGAGGTTCTTTTAAGATGCTTTTATCAGGATGATTCAATATTTCATCGAGCACTTTTTGTCCCTGCATATTTACCTCATGTATATTACCACTTGGTTTTGGAAATACTGATCCTAACCTATCTGTTTTCTTCTGCAAGGCTCTTCCAGCCTGACTTAATCCACCTCTATCTTGGAAAGTCCCAGAGTGACTCATTTCTCCTATAGAGACTGCTTTAGTCTCACCCTTTTCAACCCATGTTACAAACTGATAATTATTACTTCTATTCACACCTTTTGCCGCTTCTAGTGCTTTGTATTCAACCTTAGTAATGCTTTTCTTAAAGAATCCCTTAGGATATATCGGAAGCATTTCGCTCCAAGGATTTCCGATTCCACTGTGGTAAGCAGGATTCTGTAGTGCTTCAATAGCCCTTACTTGTTTCCCAAATCCGCGAGAATTCAAAAGTGCTCTATCTAATAACGGATTAGGCTCCGGAGGAGAGTTTTCTAGAGAACTAGATGCAGAACTATAACCGCATGAATGATCGCTAGAGGTAGAGCTTTCTGAGGAGCTGGAGGGAGGAGGGAGGTTCTGAGGGACTCTAAGATGTGTTAACTTCTGCATCGGCTCATCCTACTAGTTTGATCAAGATGCCATAAGAGCTTAATCGATAGCGGTTATCTAATCAAAGATTTACAACCACATATCAAAGAATTCCCGTATTCTATCCAATGTAAATTTTAAATATTTTTTGATGGGGTCAAAGATGATGTGTCCGAAGTGCATAAAGAATATCACAATCGTAAGCATTACAAAAATTCGCAGAATTGATTGTCCTACCCCATTTAATAGAGAAAACTTTGGAGATAGAAACTCTGGAGCAGAAAGATTTGTTTGTCCTAGAAGAGGCTCATACAGGGCAGCTTTTGATGTTTGCGATTTAGGAGTCTTTATTCTGTTTCGCTTTTTCTACACATTTAATCCATTCTCCCCAGGAGGCAGGGTCTGCTGTTCCACCTTCTTCCCAAATTGACAATTGCGTAGCACTTAAGATGTCTCCAACGTCATCTGACTTTGTGTTATTATAGTACATCTCTAAAAACTCTCTCATCCCATTGAAAGCTTCAAGATAAGTAAGGGTTTTTTCAACTTTTTCCATTCTTTTGTCCTGGTTTCACTGGGCTCGCAAGCCCTGCCTCTGGATGAAAATTTCTCGGGGTCTTATTTAATCCACCGTCTCTTATTTCCCCATTTTGAGAAAAGGTCCAGACTTGACTCCCGTCTTTTTGGATTTTAGCATGCCAAGATTTTCCGTATTTATCCACCCCTAGAAAATTATTTGGCTCCCCAGCAACTTCAAGTAGTAATTTCCTATTCGCTGCGGTGTCAGACAAATGCCCCGGTTTATCTCTAAAAATATGCTTTATGTTCTTTTCAAAGAAATTGGACGATTTTTTGACTTGATTACCAAAACCACCAGGAGGAGGAAGCACTCCAGTGGTCAGCTTATCTCTAGTTTCCTTTGCCTCGTCAGTATACATATTAGCATGTTCTGTGCCAAAAACCGCATCAATTTTTTCATGCCCAGTAACCACGCTTTCTTGGAAGGCTTCTCGAGGATCTTTCTCAAACGGATCCATGTCTTTGAAATACTCCGAGGATGCACATGGTATGCCAGTCCGAATTGTTGTTACGCAAGGTACCACTCATGACAGCACTCAAGCAAGTTTCTTGATCCAAGGTATTTCAGCAGAGCATTTGCTCGCCGATAAAGCTTATGATAGTGACGCAATTATATTGCAAGCCGAGAGCCAGGGCATAAATCCAGTCATTCCTCTGAGGTCAAATCGCAAAAAATGGAGGGAATTTGATAAAGAACTATATAAGCTTCGACACCTTGTAGAAAATGCTTTTCTCCACCTAAAACGATGGCGTGGAATAGCCACTCGATATGCCAAAAACACAGCTTCATTCATAGCTGCAGTGCAAATTCGTTGTATCGCTCTTTGGGCTTCTATCTCATGACGACACTATCTAGATCAAAGCAAGTCTCTTTCTGGTTCTATGTCAGCTAGGCCAATGTCCTTTTCATCAATGTGGAAGATCGGAGCTTGGTTTTTCATTGTAGCTATTACCTCGTGATAAGCCATAAGAAACCCCGTATTGAAGTCAAGAGATTCGCCTTCACCAGGTTTGTCCGCATCTTGTTTTGCCCTTTTTGCATTGTCTTTAAACAATTCTGTTATTTCGTTGATGTAGTTATTCAAGCTTTCTTTTCTCATGAGGTTTACTCCAATTCAATTAAGATGCCTTCCAATATTTCTTTTTGCGCTGTATAGCACTTTATCTCCTTCGGCCACCCTTTTTCTAATAGGGACTTTTTTTGGTTTGGGTGGAGTGAATCCCATTCTGGAACATACTTCGAAGGATTCGCAATTTTATCTTTGTGTTTAATAATCTGCTTTTCGTAGCTTCTTATACTTTTTTCAATTTCTCTGGTAGATCGACCACCATACTCAGCTATAAGCTTAGAATGCTTACCTCCATTTTTCGCGGTTATATATGCTTGGCTTAAAGGCTTTCCATTTTTAGCTACGTTACTAAACCCACCAGGAGGAGGAAGCACTCCAGTGGTAAGCTTATCTCTAGTTTCCTTTGCCTCGTCAGTATACATAT
The window above is part of the Candidatus Neptunochlamydia sp. REUL1 genome. Proteins encoded here:
- a CDS encoding recombinase family protein produces the protein MSTDISKGQKLGYIRVSTFDQNPERQLESLDIDKKFVDKASGRSIDRPKLKELIAYARQGDTIIAYSMDRLARDLKDLRNLVEHFTSKDIKVQFIKENLTFSGDDSAMSNLLLSIMGGFAEFERNLIKERQLEGIALAKKKGLYKGGKRKLSDEQVLDLQRRSQDGEHKAKLAREFGIRRETVYQYLRLEVSAT
- a CDS encoding GNAT family N-acetyltransferase; the protein is MEPVSSNQPNPPSINDNSLVSKHFDQKRITDIFNVEKCVQAINKGRDSLEQQGLVLKTITDADFDKIDPLVQEYEKEFAPLTKSTPKADGRYELDTPWTDPNCGIYLMKQDKVIGFCTIEICDDNLLDVGEFFIIKSERRKGYGKEFAHAIFAAFPSRWQVREIEAAKSAQDFWLITIREYTNNDFENAMASDDFWGNIHKQTFNSFSSSPQILLETTQKI
- a CDS encoding IS6 family transposase, coding for MILLCVRWYLRYCLSYRNLEGMMNERGLKIDHTTIYRWVQLYGAELKKKLRTFVKRPNDSWRVDETYIKIKGIWYYLYRAIDSNGETIDFYLSERRDAPAALTIFKKLAKAGEPRVINVDKHASYPPAFSFMQEEGIFKETNLRKVKYLNNLLEQDHRNVKRQYHFSMGYHSLETARNTIDGIESMHMIFKGQIEVISGGNAYDVKTFIESLFQGNELAA